Proteins co-encoded in one Athene noctua chromosome 34, bAthNoc1.hap1.1, whole genome shotgun sequence genomic window:
- the LOC141972552 gene encoding uncharacterized protein LOC141972552, whose amino-acid sequence MEEEEEEVQGWSRSNYGVAEGMGDEHNSREKEEHKCEHCGKVFNSGSNIRRHQCIHRGEKPFKCQDCGRGFTRRWSLLCHQRTHTKEKPFPCPTCGKRFSCKKNLITHQLIHKRVRRFLCPQCGKSFWVKSHLRSHQESTHNGERKYKCEQCGKVFTWRSSLRRHQKMNTGLSPHNFQGCGKKLWDNWKLLCHRRTQMYKPFPCPTCGKCFSFVSDLSRHQRIHTGEKPYTCSACRKSFRQHTHLVRHHLLVHNRTCGEDPQEATTQPPSISRAKEYKCEDCGKVFTSESNLGRHQWIHRGEKPFKCRDCGKGFRLKGNLLFHQKAHAHKKPFPCVTCGNRFSCKNQLITHQLIHKGKRPFPCPQCGKSFWVKSHLRSHQESTHNAFKGTCGEDPQEDTAQPQSCSRKKYRCDHCGKVFNHAGNLGRHRRIHTGEKPFKCRVCGKSFTQKWNLTCHEKIHTKGKQFFCTTCRKYFSFRSDLIKHQRNHMRDRLFALLHCEMSFQQSYHLYLWKHQRAILSGESSEGFNPVYYILLSNKMERRGGLGVGVGQILVRNG is encoded by the exons atggaggaggaggaggaggaggtacaGGGGTGGAGCAGGAGTAACTATGGAGTAGCGGAAGGGATGGGAGATGAGCACAA ctccagagagaaggaggagcacaagtgtgagcactgtgggaaggtctttAACTCTGGGAGCAATATAAGGCGTCACCAATGCATCCACAGGGGTGAGAAGCCTTTCAAGTGCCAGGACTGTGGGAGGGGCTTCACACGGAGATGGAGCCTCCTatgtcaccagaggacacacaccaaggagaagccctttccctgccccacgtgtgggaaacgcttctcctgtAAGAAGAACCTCATCACCCACCAACTCATCCATAAGAGAGTGAGACGGTTCCTTTGCCCCCAGTGCGGGAAGAGCTTCTGGGTAAAGTCTCATCTCAGGAGTCATCAGGAATCCACCCACAATGGTGA GAGGAAGTACAAGtgtgagcagtgtgggaaggTCTTCACTTGGAGGAGCAGCCTGAGACGTCACCAAAAAATGAACACAGGATTGAGCCCCCACAATTTCCAGGGTTGTGGGAAGAAGTTATGGGATAACTGGAAACTCCTGTGTCACCGGAGAACACAAATGTAtaagccctttccctgccccacgtGTGGGAAATGCTTCTCCTTTGTCTCGGACTTGAGCAGGCACCAACGCATCCACACAGGAGAAAAACCGTACACGTGCTCAGCCTGCAGGAAGAGCTTCCGCCAGCACACTCACCTCGTGAGGCACCATTTACTCGTCCACAACC ggacgtgtgGTGAAGACCCTCAGGAAGCCACAACCCAACCACCGAGTATCTCCAGGGCGAAGGAGTACAAGTGTGAAGATTGTGGGAAGGTCTTCACATCTGAGAGTAACCTGGGCCGTCACCAATGGATCCACAGGGGTgagaagcccttcaagtgccGGGACTGTGGGAAGGGCTTCAGACTGAAAGGAAACCTCCTGTTTCACCAGAAGGCACACGCCCACAAGAAGCCCTTTCCCTGCGTCACGTGCGGGAATCGCTTCTCCTGTAAGAACCAACTCATCACCCACCAACTCATCCATAAGGGGAAGAGACCGTTCCCCTGCCCCCAGTGCGGGAAGAGCTTCTGGGTAAAGTCTCATCTCAGGAGTCATCAGGAATCCACCCACAATG ctttcaaagggacgtgtgGTGAAGACCCTCAAGAAGACACAGCCCAGCCACAGAGTTGCTCCAGGAAGAAGTACAGGTGTGAtcactgtgggaaggtcttcaaTCATGCGGGCAACCTGGGCCGTCACCGACGGATCCACACGGGCGAGAAGCCCTTCAAGTGTCGGGTTTGCGGGAAGAGCTTCACACAGAAATGGAACCTCACGTGTCACGAGAAGATACACACCAAGGGGAAGCAATTTTTCTGCACCACGTGTAGGAAATACTTTTCCTTTCGATCTGACCTCATCAAACACCAGCGCAACCACATGAGGGATAGACTCTTCGCCTTGTTGCACTGTGAGATGAGTTTCCAGCAGAGTTATCACCTCTACCTCTGGAAGCATCAGAGAGCCATCCTCAGTGGTGAGTCTTCAGAGGGGTTTAACCCTGTATATTAcatcctgctcagcaataaaatggagaggagggggggtttgggggtgggggttggCCAGATTTTGGTCAGGAATGGCTGA
- the LOC141972554 gene encoding uncharacterized protein LOC141972554: MCGHEKPKLQLTESVRKSMWTRTYGEDPQEDTTQPQSSSREKEYKCKDCGKVFTHESNLSHHEESHRTEKPYKCQECGKSFAQKWTLLSHQRTHTKEQPYVCPTCGKRFSWSSSLIKHRRIHLEVRPFACSLCERRFRQGYNLRRHQRSLHAGEKEHKCEQCGKVFSRESSLTCHRRIHTGEKPYKCQDCGKGFTRRWILLCHERTHTKEQPFPCTTCEKRFSCRSNLNIHQQIHTGEKEHKCEQCRKVFSRESALTCHRWIHTGEKPYKCQDCGKSFRQKDHLRNHQRTHTKEQPFLCTTCGIRFSFRSNLASHEQIHTGVRLHPCSLCGKRFWRKAHLRMHQAFVHNREFSVEA, encoded by the exons ATGTGTGGACACGAGAAACCTAAACTTCAACTAACGGAGAGTGTGAGGAAGAGTATGTGGACCc ggacgtacggtgaGGACCCTCAAGAAGACACAACCCAACCACAGAGCAGCTCCAGAGAGAAGGAGTACAAATGTAAGgactgtgggaaggtcttcactCATGAGAGCAACCTGAGCCATCACGAAGAGTCCCACAGGActgagaagccctacaagtgccaggaATGTGGGAAGAGCTTTGCACAGAAATGGACCCTCCtgagtcaccagaggacacacaccaaggagcaGCCCTACGTCTGccccacgtgtgggaaacgcttctcctggTCCTCAAGTCTCATCAAACACCGACGCATCCACCTGGAAGTGAGACCTTTCGCCTGCTCCCTCTGTGAGAGGAGATTCCGTCAGGGTTACAACCTCAGGAGGCATCAGAGGTCTCTTCATGCTGGTGA AAAGGAGCACAAGtgtgagcagtgtgggaaggTCTTCAGTCGTGAGAGCAGCCTGACCTGTCACCGACggatccacacaggagagaagccctacaagtgccaggaCTGTGGGAAGGGCTTCACACGGAGATGGATCCTCCTGTGTCAcgagaggacacacaccaaggagcaGCCCTTTCCCTGCACCACGTGTGAGAAACGCTTCTCGTGTAGGTCAAACCTCAATATCCACCAACAAATTCACACAGGA GAA AAGGAGCACAAGTGTGAGCAGTGTAGGAAGGTCTTCAGTCGTGAGAGTGCCCTGACCTGTCATCGATGGATCCACACtggagagaagccctacaagtgccaggattgtgggaagagcttcagacAGAAAGACCACCTCCGGaatcaccagaggacacacaccaaggagcaGCCCTTtctctgcaccacgtgtgggatACGATTCTCCTTTAGGTCAAACCTTGCTAGCCATGAACAAATTCACACAGGAGTGAGACTGCACCCCTGCTCGCTCTGTGGGAAGAGATTCTGGCGGAAGGCTCACCTCAGGATGCATCAGGCATTCGTCCACAATCGTGAGTTTTCAGTGGAGGCTTAA